The genomic stretch CTTGGAATTGGAACAAACGGCCATATTGGTTTTAACGAACCAGGAACTCCTTTTGATTCGTTAACACATAAAGTGGTTTTAACAGATTCCACTCGTGAAGCTAATAAACGCTTTTTCGAAAGAGAAGAAGATGTTCCAACACATGCTTATTCTATGGGAATTAAATCCATCATGAATGCGAAGAAAATTATCCTACTTGCTTTTGGTGAAAACAAAGCACAAGCAATCAAAGAAACTATTAAAGGACCTGTAGATGTGAATTGTCCTGCTTCTGTACTTCAAAATCATCCAGATGTTACTGTGATTCTTGACAACGAGGCGGCGTCACTTCTATAAGAAGAGGGCGGGAAAATGATCGATAAACAATCAGGAATACCGATTTACATTCAGATTCAAAGTGAAATTAAAAAGAAAATGGAAGATGGTGTTTGGAAAGTTGGCACTTCTATTCCAGCTGAACGTCAACTTGCTGAAATGTTTCACGTTAGCCGAATGACGGTAAGACAAGCCATTCAAGGCCTCGTTGATGATAACATTTTGCAAAGACGTGTTGGTGCCGGGACCTTTATTGCGGAAAAGAAACTAACCGAACGACTTGAAGCGGTTACGAGTTTTACGAATTTGATGTTACAAGAGGGGAAAGTTCCTTCGACGCGAATCGTATCGTATGGCATTCGTCCGGCAAGTACGCAAGAACAAGAAGCGTTGCAACTGCCAGAAAACAGCAATGTAATGAAAATTGAACGGATTCGTTACGGCGACCGTGTGCCAATTCTTTATGAAGTTGCTGCCATTCCAGAAAAAATTGCTTCACTGCTTACAAAGGAAGACATTATGGATTCCCTTTATAAAGCGATTGAATTAAAACTTGGTCAACCAATTGGAGAAGCGGAACAAATCATGGAAGCTTCTTTAGTATCAGAAAAAATTGCGCCATATCTTGATGTGAAACTCGGATCGCCGGTTATGAAACTCAGGCAGATTACAACATTAGAAGACGGTCGACCATTTGAATTTACGCGTTCCCAGTATGTAGGTAGTAGATTTCAATTTGTAGCTAGGATTAAACAATAAATAAAAGCTTGAGGCGGAATCTGTCTGCCCCAAGCTTTTTTGCATAATGATTTTCGTTGTCTTTTTGCAAATAAAAAAGTATAATGAGACGAGTAAAAAATTTGCGGGGAGGACTAGCCATGAGCTGGATGATTATATTGATATGTTTTGGCGCGTCCGTATTACTTACACCGCTAATTCGAAAAATAGCTCTATACTTTGATATTACAGATAAACCAGACCAACGTCGTATTAATATTAAACCAATTCCGAGTTTAGGTGGACTAGCAATGTTTATCAGTTTTACTATCGGAATGTTTTTACTCCCAATTGAAAACGAATTCTTATGGCCGCTTCTGATTGCAGCATTTGTCATGGTTTTGACTGGGCTATTAGATGATATTATGGAATTTAAAGCAAGATATAAATTAATCGGCCAAGTTACCGCTGCCTTTATTATTGTGTTTTGGGGTAACATTAGTATCGACTTTATCAACTTACCATTCGGTGGGGAAATCCATTTTGGGGTGTTAAGTATCCCACTCACAATTATTTGGATTGTAGCCATTACGAACGCTATAAATCTAATTGATGGACTGGACGGTCTTGCCGCAGGTGTTTCAACCATTGCCTTACTCACTATTTTAGGAATGGCGTTTATTATGGGAGATGCACTAGTAATTATGATAGCAAGTGTGTTAATCGCTGGGACACTTGGTTTCTTACCTTATAATTTTAATCCTGCAAAAATTTTCATGGGTGACACTGGCGCGCTTTTCTTAGGTTTTATTATTTCCGTGTTATCCGTGATGGGATTCAAAAATGTTACGTTTATCTCTTTAATCGTACCAATTTTAATTTTAGGTGTACCGATTTCTGATACACTTTTTGCTATTATACGACGCATGGTAACGAAACAACCAATCGCGATGGCAGATAAGTCACATTTACATCATTGTTTATTACGACTAGGCTTCACGCATCGTCAAACGGTTATTTTGATTTATGCCATTGCCGCACTATTTTCTTTATTTGCCTTCATTTTCACGATGTCGACACTGTGGGGTTCGATGATTTTAATCGGTGTACTACTCATTTTAATTGAAGTATTGATAGAGACGCTTGGATTAGTAGGGAGCACATATCGCCCATTACTTAATTTATTTAAATTAACCAAAGAAGAAAAAATAGATTAGAGATTGGTCACTTAGACTAGTCTCTTTTTTTATGCCAAAATTCTTATTGAGTAACAAGTCTTCTTGTGATACATTTATCAAGTAACGTTTTTGTAGAAATGAGGAGAAAAACATGGAAATCATTGCGACAGCAGATTCAATGAAACAAGCTGAACAATTGCTTCGCGCGGGGGTAGACAGACTATATGTAGGTAATAGCCAATTTGGTTTAAGATTGCCGCATTCATTTTCTGTCGAAGAATTACGTGAAATAGTTCATTTAGCACATCAAGAAGGAAAGAAAGTAACTGTAGCAGTAAATTCGTTAATGCATAACGAACATATGGAAGAGTTACCGGGATTTTTAGAGCATCTTGCAGATATGAAAGTGGATGCAGTAACGTGCGGTGATCCAGGGGCAATTATGCTTTTGAGTGAAATGGCTCAACCGATTCCGTTTATTTATGACGCCCAAACATTTGTAACTAGCGCAGAACAAATCTCGTTTTGGGAAAAACAAGGAGCGATTGGTGCGGTACTTGCTCGGGAACTAACAGAAGGCGAAATCAAAGCCATTGCAAGTAGCCTTACTATCCCAGTTGAAGTTCTGGTTTATGGACCAACATGCATTCACCAATCGAAACGTAAACTAGTAACGAATTATGAGCGTATTGTCGAACTGGAAGATGATACATCGAAGGAACGTGGTCTTTATTTACGCGAACCTAATGATGAAACAAGTCAATTACCAATCTATGAAGATGAGTCTGGAACACATATTTTTGCTTCCGAAGATGTTTCACTTGTCCCTTATTTGGCGGACTTATATGAGGCTGGATTGAAAACATGGAAACTAGATGGTGTTCTTGCAGAATCAGAGAATTTTGTTCAAATCGCATCGCTGTTAGTTGAAGCGAAAGAAGCTGTTATGAAAGGTCAATTTGTCGCAGAGTATTTTGTGAATAAATTAACGGAACTTCAGCCTCCAACACGAAAACTAGACGCAGGATTTTATTTGAAAAATCCGGATGATGTGAAATAGGGGGAATAGCATAAATGAGTAAAATATTAAAAAAACCAGAAGTGCTAGCTCCGGCTGGCAACTTAGAAAAATTAAAAATTGCCATTCGCTATGGTGCGGATGCTGTATATATTGGTGGTCAGGCTTTTGGTCTTCGGTCACGAGCAGGTAATTTTAGCTTTGAAGAAATGAAAGAAGGTATCGCTTTTGCGCATGAACGAAATGCAAAAGTGTACGTTGCGGCAAATATGGTTGCGCATGCTGGTGATACAGAAGGTGCTGGGGAATTTTTCCGAACATTACGCGATATTGGTATTGATGCAGTGATTGTATCGGATCCAGCGCTCATTAGCATTTGTTTTCAAGATGCGCCAGGGTTACCAGTCCACTTATCTACACAAGCCTCGGCAACAAACTATAAGACATTAGAATTTTGGAAGAAGCAAGGTCTTGAACGAGTTGTACTTGCTCGTGAAGTTAGCATGCAAGAAATTCAAGAAATCGGCGAAAAAACGGATGTCGAAATGGAAGCATTTATCCATGGGGCAATGTGTATTTCTTATTCTGGTCGTTGTACTTTATCAAATCATATGGCTAATCGTGATGCGAACCGTGGCGGGTGTGCGCAAAGTTGTCGCTGGAAATATGACTTGTTTGAAATTGATAATGGTGTCTCGAAAAATTTAGTGGATACTGATGAAGAGCCGTTTTCAATGAGCGCGGTTGATTTATCAATGATTAAATACATTCCGGATATGGTAAATGCTGGTGTGGATAGTTTGAAAATCGAAGGACGAATGAAGTCCATTCATTATGTTTCGACTGTCGCAAGTGTATACCGTCGTGCCGTAGATGCTTACTGCGCGGACCCGGAAAATTATGTATTCGATCCAGCTTGGGAAGAAGAATTATGGAAAGTTGCACAACGCGAACTATCTACAGGATTTTTCTATAAAGAACCAACCGAGGACGAACAACTATTTGGGAAAACGCGGAAAATTCCTCAATATGCTTTTGCGGCGCAAGTATTGGAATATGACGAGAAAACGAAAATCGCTACTTTACAGCAACGAAATAATTTTGGTGTTGGAGAAGAAATTGAATTTTACGGGCCAGGAGATACTGGATTTAAGCAGATTGTAGAAGTACTTTGGAATGAAGATGGTGTAGAAATTGACCGTGCTCCAAATGCAATGATGACCATTAAAATGCCGGTAGATAAACCTGTGAAGCCATTTTACTTTATGCGGAAGAAAAAATAAAAATCTCATGCTGCAGTAGGATTGTCGTGTACTCCCTAAGTAAGGTATAATGGGGTAAGTACATATGAAGGAGGAGATTAATTATGATAGGATGGATTATTGCTATCGCTGTTGTTGTTATTTTAGTATTGATTTATTTTGGTCTATACAACAGCCTTGTAAAATACCGTAACCGTGTGGATGAAACTTGGGCGCAAATTGACGTACAATTAAAACGTAGATTTGATTTAATTCCTAATTTAGTTGAAACAGTTAAAGGGTATGCAAAACATGAAAAAGAAACATTAACACAAGTAATTGAAGCTCGTAATAAAATGATGGAAGTTCCTGCTGACAATCGTCAAGGTCAAATCGAAGCGGACAATATGTTAAGTGGAGCGCTTAAATCCATTTTTGCATTAGGAGAAGCTTACCCAGATTTAAAAGCAAATACTTCTTTCATCGAATTGCAACATGAATTAACTACTACGGAAAATAAAGTGGCTTATTCTCGCCAACTTTATAATACAACCGTAATGACTTACAACACAAAAGTACAATCTGTACCAACAAACATCGTTGCAAAACTGCATAACTTTACAGAACGTGACATGCTTTCTATTCCTGAAGTAGAACGCGTTGCACCAAAAGTAGAGTTTTAAGCCATGAAGGAGAGCGAAAATTATGCTATTTGAACAAATTGCAGCAAATAAGCGAAAAACAATTTTTATTATTCTTGGCTTTTTCATTTTCGTTCTTATGGTTGGCGCTGCTATAGGTATAATTGTTTGGAATAACTATCTGAATGGGCTCATACTCGCGGCAGTGATTGGTGCATTTTATATTTTGATTATGGTAATGAGCAGTTCATCTGTTGTCATGGCGATGAACCATGCGAAAGAAGTTACATCCAAAGATCAAGCGCCAGTTTTGTGGGATACAGTAGAGAGTATGGCAATGGTTGCTGGTATTCCGATGCCAAAAGTATATATCGTTGAAGATGCAAGTCCGAACGCATTTGCGACGGGGATTTCTCCTGAAAAAGGAGCCGTGGCGGTTACTAGAGGATTGCTTAATAAATTAGAACGTTATGAACTTGAGGGCGTTATTGCGCATGAAATTTCTCATATTCGTAATTATGATATTCGATTATCAACGATTGCCATTGCGCTAGTAGCTGTTATTGCGATTCTTAGTGATTTAGCTATGCGAATGATTTTCTGGGGAAGCCTAACTGGTGGCAGAAATAATCGTAAGAGTGACAATAATAACAGTGGCGGGGCACAAGCGATTATCTATATCGTTGCACTCATATTTGTTATTTTGGCGCCTATTATTGCAACAGCTATCCAATTTGCTTTATCTCGTAATAGAGAGTATTTAGCTGATGCTAGTGCGGTAGAATTAACCAGAAATCCTGATGGACTTATCCAAGCTTTACAAAAAATCAGCGGAGATTCGAAAAAAATGGAAGAAGTTAGTGCTTCTAGTGAGTCCATTTACTTTGCGTCACCTCTAAAGTCTAAAAAAAATAAGCCAGGTCTTTTTGACTCTCATCCGCCAATTAGTTCGCGGATTGAACGCTTAGAAAATATGTAAAAAAAAGAAGCAACCCAGGAATGGGGGTGCTTCTTTTTTATAAGTTTCCGATGTATTTCCAGTGAGCCTGGCCATCTGGAGCATCGATTAATTCTACTTTTTGTTGGAGACGCCATTTTTTCATTTGACGCTCGATTTGTTGTTCAGAAACACCATAAAAATCTGCCATAGTAGCGGAAGAAGTAACTTTTACTTTTGCCAAGTATTCTTCCATTTGCGGGCGTTCTTCTGGTTGTGGGGCATCATTTAAAAGCTCGGATAAAACATGCACATAAACTTCATAACGATGAAGCCCACTTAGTTTTAATCCAGCATCTTCTATATTTTTATTGAAAAAGACTACGGTAGGATTTTCATGAATTTCCATTTCTTGAGCTACTTTTTGATCGCCAATATAAGCACGCTTGGCAACTGTAGAAGCTAGATCTTTTTTGAATTCTGATAAATCTAGACCGGTGGAAACGGCGATATCATAAAGTACTTCTTCGCTAGCGATATCTTTATTTTCAAGGAAGTAGGCTGCTTGTATTTTGCGCAAGAATGTAATTCCTTGTTTTTTTCCTTGTAGTTCAGCGGCTTTGACTGCAAGACAAGAAATATAGGAAAGGTGCGCCCCTATTTGTTGTTCTTTTAAGCTTAGGTTACTATTTCCTGCGCGCTTTTGTTTACATACAAATGTCTGCAAATTATTATGCAGAACATAGCGCAATTTGAAATAGTTCCCATACTCCATTTGTAATCGGAGCATATTCGCTTCAATATTCCAACAGTCATCACAAGCTGGATCAAAAAATAGATAAATTTCGATTGGCTTGGAATTTGCTACTGACTGATAATATAAATTTTGGTTAATCATTTGCTATCACCTGATTTTCAAATTCTAAATATCTTCAAACAGATACTCATTTCAATGTACCAGTGTGAAAAGAAATAATTCACTGCTCAGTAAAAGCTGATACAAAATTTGTTTTTGTAACTTACATATCTATTTTATCAGCGTAATGTAAATTTAACAAATAATTGTCATTGGCTTAACATATTTATTCGTTATTTTTTAAGAATTTGTGTCTTTTTGCTATAAAAGTATCTATTCTTACTTATTATTTTCATATACGTGATGATAAAATCGTGCTACTTTATTTTCGGCAGGTTGATTGGTGATTTGATATTCTTTAAGTAGTTTGTCAAAAACCTCTTTTCCTTTATCATAATCAGACACTTCATACTCTAAGTCGAAATCTGATATAGAACCATAAAAATTCTTATCAAACACAAGTAAGCCTTTTTTATAATCTTTTTCTGCGCGAATTGTTTTGAGTGAACCGAAAACCTGTAAGTCTTCATGATTGATTCCTAGTTCTTTTAACGTGTCACGAACTGGTCCAACTGGAATATTTGCTCCAGAGATGATGGCACTAGCTTGGTCCTCGCCAAGAATTTGAGTAGTTTCCATCAGTCCACGTGCTTCTGGGGTTTTGAGTGTTAATTGGTACTGTGTTTCTAATTGTCGAATTCGAAGAGCGGAATGACGTTCTTTTAACCCGAAATTTGCTGTGTCTAAATAATAATTTGTTTGCTCAAAGAAATCTTCTTCTTTCACTCGAAAACTTTCTATTAATGTATCGTATTCTTCTTTGGTTAGTAGGTTACGAAATTCGATTTCTAGTTCTTTGACCATGATAGTTCAGCTCCCTTTAATGAAATGTCGCATCTAAATCTTGCGCATAAAATTGAATTGCTTTCTTGTAACTTAAAATGTCTGCATCACTCGTTGTTTGTGTCAAGAGTATTAAGGCTTCCTGCAAAGCTTCTTTTTCTAAGCCTTGATTGTATTTAGCCATAACTGAAAAAGTACGCAAGGCATTATTATCTGGAAATTCTTGTAAAGCGGTTTGGAAAAGCAGGCTAGCTTTTTCGGGCTGACCTGTAATACGGTAAGTACTACCAAGGCCTATATATGCTTCTTTACGAGAATCAACTGGAAGACCGAGCTGTATGGCTTTCTCATAAAAGGGGATTGCAGCATCTTCTTTACCGAGTGCGTCATGGGCCCATGCTGCATAATAATGAAGTTCTGCGTTATCGGAGTTGTTTTTTAATTCAGCAAGTGCTTGAGTGCGCGCAGTTTCGTAATCGCCGTTTTGAAGTAATGTTAGAATCATTTTCATCCTCCTTTTAGTTGTCGTTTGAATGCTTCGGTTTTATTTTACCACGGGATTGAAAAAAAGGTTACTTTAAGCAAGGTGGATTAACTGCTTTTGTGTTAAAATAAAACTGATGTTGCATAAATTTAATCATGAATATACTTGAGGTGAGCGATTTGAATCATTGGGAAGACTTTTTAGCGCCATACAAACAGGCTGTGGAAGAACTTAAAATTAAACTTAAAGGAATGCGTTCACAATTTGAGCTTGAAAATAATCATTCGCCAATTGAATTTGTTACAGGCCGAGTGAAGCCGGTTGCGAGCATATTAGATAAGGCCAATCAAAAGCATATTGCACTAGATCACTTAGTAGAAGAAATGCAGGATATTGCGGGACTCCGTATGATGTGCCAATTTGTAGATGATATTGAAGTAGTAGTGCGCCTTTTAAGACAGCGGAATGATTTTCGAATTGTAGAAGAACGCGATTATATTACAAACAAGAAACCCAGTGGTTACCGCTCCTATCACGTTGTTATTGAGTACCCAGTGGAAACAATTCAAGGAGAAAAGAAAATCTTAGCTGAAATCCAAATTAGGACACTTGCAATGAATTTTTGGGCAACGATTGAGCATTCGGTAAACTACAAGTATCAAGGCGAATTTCCAGAAGCGATCAATAAACGTTTAAAGCGTGCTGCTGAGGCTGCTTTTCAACTAGATGAGGAAATGTCGCAAATTCGCGAAGAAATACAAGAAGCGCAAGTTTATTTTTCTCAAAATAAAGACGTATCAAAGGATAAAAAAGCAGTGCATCAAGTAATGCCAAAGAAAAATAAGTAATTAGTTGTAGGAATAGGGGCGAATAGAAATAATGAAATATATGATTACTTCCAAAGGGGACGAAAAATCCGATTTGCTGCGACTAAATATGATCGCAGGTTTTGGGGAATATGACATGGAATATGATGACGTAGAGCCTGAAATTGTTATTTCTATTGGTGGAGATGGAACGTTTCTGTCTGCTTTTCATCAATACGAGGAACGCTTGGATGAAATTGCCTTTATAGGGATTCATACTGGTCATCTAGGCTTTTATGCGGATTGGAGACCAGCTGAGGCAAATAAATTAGTTAAGCTTTTAGCAAAAGGAGAATATCAGAAAGTTTCCTATCCTCTTCTCAAAACAACCGTGAAATATGGGATTGGCAAAAAAGAAGCAACATATTTAGCGCTTAATGAATCAACTGTAAAAAGTTCAGGAGGCCCTTTTGTAGTAGATGTTGTGATTAACGATATTCATTTTGAACGATTTCGTGGAGATGGCCTTTGTATGTCAACACCTAGTGGAACAACGGCTTACAATAAATCGCTAGGTGGGGCACTTATGCATCCTTCTATTGAAGCAATGCAGTTAACAGAGATGGCATCGATTAATAATCGAGTGTACCGGACAATCGGTAGCCCACTAGTTTTTCCGAAACATCATGTTGTTAGTTTACAACCGGTTAATGACAAGGACTTTCAAATTTCTGTAGATCATTTGAGCATTTTGCACCGGGATGTACAAGAAATTCGGTATGAAGTATCTGCAAAAAAAATTCACTTTGCCAGATTTAAATCATTTCCATTTTGGCGTCGTGTACACGATTCGTTTATTGAAGATTAAGCTAGCAGGAGGAAGCATGTGTTTTTAGAATGGAAAGTCGAAACGGAAGAAGATGGACTCTTACTTCGCACGTTTTTGAAGAGTAAACATATTTCGAAACAATTATTAACTGCCGTGAAATTTGGGGCAGAGGGGAAAATTGAAGTAAATAACGAAGAACAAAATGTTTTGTATCACGTAAAAGCAGGCGATAAAGTGAGGCTTACTTTTCCAACAGAGCAACAAAATGAACGATTGCTTGCGGAATATACCGATTTAGATATTATTTTTGAAGATGATTTTTTATTAATTATCAATAAACCAGCTGGTATGGCTTCTATTCCATCACAATATCATCCAAATGGATCCGTTGCAAATTTTGTCAAAGGGCATTATGAAACGCAAGGACTGACGAATGCTATTCATATTGTAACAAGACTCGATCGTGAGACGTCTGGGTTAATGTTAATCGCCAAAAATAGATTTGCTCATGCTAGATTAAGTACGTTTTTGCAAAAAGGATTACTAAAACGGCGCTATCAAGCATTTACATCAGGAGTTTTAGTAGAACAAAAGGGTTCGATTGAAGCGCCAATAGGACGCAAAGAAGTGAGTATAATGGAACGTTTTGTTACTCCTGAAGGTAAATATGCCAAAACAAATTATGAGGTTCTCGCGCGCTATAGAGCATTTGACCATGTGGCTATTCAACTTGAGACAGGAAGAACACACCAGATTCGTGTGCATTTCTCTTATATTGGACATCCGCTTATTGGCGATGATATGTACGGAGGAGATACGAATTTGTTGAAAAGACAAGCGCTGCACTCATGTCATCTGCATTTAGTCCACCCTTTGACAGAAAAATATATGGCGTTTGATCTACCTTTACCAGCAGATATGGAAGAGATAATTCAAAAATCGAAGTAATAAGAGTTTTAAAAAGTTATTTTGTCATGTAAAATGGAAGAAGCGAACAAATCGCATCAATTTTAGGAGGAAAGAACATGAATTTATCATTAGAGGGAAAAACATATGTTGTAATGGGAGTAGCTAATAAGCGTAGTATTGCTTGGGCAATTGCGCGTTCACTAAATGAAGCTGGAGCGAAACTTGTATTTACATATGCGGACGATCGTGCGAAAAAAAGCATTACAGAACTAGTACCTTCATTAAGCGAAGTAAATCAAAATCCACTTATCTTAGCTTGTGATGTAACAAGTGAAGAAGCTATTACAGAAACATTTGAAACAATTAAAGATAAAACTGGCAAACTTAGTGGCTTAGCACATTGTATTGCTTTCGCTAACAAAGACTTTTTAACTGGAGATTATTTAGAAGTAGATCGTAAAAGCTTCTTACAGGCACATGAAATTAGTGCTTACTCATTCACAGCTGTTGCTCGTGCACTAAAACACTTAGAAATGTTGACAGAAGATGCAAGTTTACTAACATTAACTTACCTTGGTGGGGAACGTGTAGTAGAAAACTATAATATTATGGGTGTAGCAAAAGCTTCTCTGGATGCAAGTGTTCGATACCTTGCTATGGACTTAGGGGCAATTGGTGTTCGTGTAAATGCTATTTCTGCAGGACCAATCAGAACGGTATCTGCTCGTGGCGTTAGCGGTTTCTCTGATTCTATTTCACTAGTGGAAGAAAGAGCCCCACTAAAACGTGCGACACAAGCGGAAGAAGTTGGCGATACAGCATATTACTTATTCAGTAATTTATCTCGAGGCGTTACAGGCGAAGTAATTCATGTAGATAGCGGTTATCATATTATTGGATTTTAAAGAAAAAAGACCGTAAGTAGTTAAAAACTACTTACGGTCTTTTTTTGGTCCATTTTCTGGATGTTCTTTAAAGTAATATTCTTTTGGTGTTGGTTTATAGTTTGTTTGCATTGGTTCTTTAACGAAGTCTGCTAATACTTGGTCGATTTTTACCCAACCGCGCCAGCTTAAATGAATCGGATCTTCTAAGAAAAAAGCATCATTTTGATATTCTTCTAGAGAGTAGTAACGGAAACCTTGACTCTCAATTTGTTCTTTTGTTTTAGCATAATAGTCATCTAAACCTTGTTTGTCCATACCAATGTAATCAATCCATTTTCCATTGATAGGCGGGTTAATGAAAATGACATCTGCACCAGCCTTTTTGAAAGCATCCATTAGTAGCTGTAAATCAGCAAACTCAGGAGATTGGTCATAACGTAAATCTTTGCGGCTATTTTTTAATTTACCTTCAATTGGTTTGATTTTCTTTTGGTAATAATGTTCTTTGACTTGAAAAGGGTTATTACCAGTACTTCTCTCCCCAGTTTCTTTAGCCAATTCATCTAGTTTTTGGTAATCTAAAGTTTCTGGAAGTTCTTTTAGGCCTTTGTTTACGCGATCTTGTTTGGAACCAATGATGTATTTTGATTCTAAATCATCTTTACGTTCCAAAATCTTCAGTTCGATATTACCAGTAATGTTTAGAAGTTTTGGATC from Listeria monocytogenes ATCC 19117 encodes the following:
- a CDS encoding RluA family pseudouridine synthase, coding for MFLEWKVETEEDGLLLRTFLKSKHISKQLLTAVKFGAEGKIEVNNEEQNVLYHVKAGDKVRLTFPTEQQNERLLAEYTDLDIIFEDDFLLIINKPAGMASIPSQYHPNGSVANFVKGHYETQGLTNAIHIVTRLDRETSGLMLIAKNRFAHARLSTFLQKGLLKRRYQAFTSGVLVEQKGSIEAPIGRKEVSIMERFVTPEGKYAKTNYEVLARYRAFDHVAIQLETGRTHQIRVHFSYIGHPLIGDDMYGGDTNLLKRQALHSCHLHLVHPLTEKYMAFDLPLPADMEEIIQKSK
- the fabI gene encoding enoyl-ACP reductase FabI, with the translated sequence MNLSLEGKTYVVMGVANKRSIAWAIARSLNEAGAKLVFTYADDRAKKSITELVPSLSEVNQNPLILACDVTSEEAITETFETIKDKTGKLSGLAHCIAFANKDFLTGDYLEVDRKSFLQAHEISAYSFTAVARALKHLEMLTEDASLLTLTYLGGERVVENYNIMGVAKASLDASVRYLAMDLGAIGVRVNAISAGPIRTVSARGVSGFSDSISLVEERAPLKRATQAEEVGDTAYYLFSNLSRGVTGEVIHVDSGYHIIGF
- the dltD gene encoding D-alanyl-lipoteichoic acid biosynthesis protein DltD; translated protein: MKKKLWMTFGPLLVAFVVFLFVLFGPSSLFSKVSSETVEKSATSMNESVIQGLDIQKKALQEGNYLPIYGSSELSRVDPFHPSVVSKKYNQGYTPFLLGRPGTQSLSHFLDVNALGDDLKGKKVAVVLSPQWFQPKGVSDPSFGANFSPLHAYKFALEDTKNTPERRYAAKRLLSFQVVQSDSTLKKLLENIVAKGPKKPHDPKLLNITGNIELKILERKDDLESKYIIGSKQDRVNKGLKELPETLDYQKLDELAKETGERSTGNNPFQVKEHYYQKKIKPIEGKLKNSRKDLRYDQSPEFADLQLLMDAFKKAGADVIFINPPINGKWIDYIGMDKQGLDDYYAKTKEQIESQGFRYYSLEEYQNDAFFLEDPIHLSWRGWVKIDQVLADFVKEPMQTNYKPTPKEYYFKEHPENGPKKDRK